One region of Salvelinus namaycush isolate Seneca unplaced genomic scaffold, SaNama_1.0 Scaffold1024, whole genome shotgun sequence genomic DNA includes:
- the LOC120035312 gene encoding protein FAM124A: ELSMVELQDPFLVSVHLITDPGQAKSLQHAADTVLAWVHPELQLFRVSERAAWQQKPKRQSCHASASFSANHGPPQCQPALAVILFLQEQYGGEEQIVTLHRALRRPPWHFHHTERVNNGRRMLPLTPCSQDFFTLAPGTPLWAVRQVHYGKEIVRFTVYCRYESFRDMVRMYRMILQRKLAQKKEDFCFFVVYSNPDTEIQLSFKRLPRGQSPAPTESAVIEMRVRDVGALVPLLPYPCTPISEVRWQTEDYDGNKILLQVLCARYKRRHTIDQPGDSSPAPSPLPTDPAMTLPSAGTYGRGPASYRNRRYHRNSSRSRTQTLPLPQTQNQTQSRSSQTSQTSRSLACEEEEMEMGARSKSWRTGRTRSLFSLPSLAGFTGSRSRSAGSSPGTSPSPAHHRSHSHSLSSSLVPPFRLNVDALIGAEETDVDTGIKVDAGSIVDLSVVSAYSRSHRPTPPRPLSAPPRDPTPSPSHANVKPKASTLGRPPVPMRTSSLASSNSIPSTLQRPRPNSAFLPLSGQPSLRDPITCSQLDSSNSIIGVVSQNRSGKEVGVEDDDQEFYI, translated from the exons GTGAGTTATCCATGGTGGAGCTGCAGGATCCCTTCCTGGTCAGTGTTCACCTCATTACTGACCCGGGCCAGGCCAAGTCCCTGCAGCATGCTGCCGACACCGTCCTGGCCTGGGTCCACCCTGAACTGCAGCTCTTCCGCGTCTCCGAGAGAGCCGCCTGGCAACAGAAGCCCAAGCGCCAATCATGTCATGCTTCGGCATCTTTTTCAGCCAATCACGGCCCTCCGCAGTGCCAGCCGGCGCTGGCCGTCATCCTCTTCCTGCAGGAGCAGTACGGGGGCGAGGAGCAGATCGTGACCTTACACCGTGCTCTCCGGCGCCCCCCCTGGCACTTCCACCACACCGAGAGGGTCAACAACGGCCGTAGGATGCTCCCGCTTACTCCCTGCAGCCAAGACTTCTTCACCCTGGCCCCGGGGACTCCTCTGTGGGCGGTTCGCCAGGTTCACTACGGTAAAGAGATCGTACGCTTCACAGTCTACTGCCGTTACGAGAGCTTCCGGGACATGGTGCGCATGTACCGGATGATCCTCCAGAGGAAGCTGGCCCAGAAGAAAGAAGACTTTTGTTTTTTCGTGGTGTACTCCAACCCGGATACCGAGATCCAGCTGTCATTCAAGCGGTTGCCGAGGGGCCAGAGCCCCGCTCCTACGGAGTCGGCGGTGATAGAGATGAGGGTGAGGGACGTTGGGGCGTTGGTGCCCCTCCTGCCGTACCCCTGTACCCCCATCAGTGAGGTACGCTGGCAGACTGAAGACTACGACGGGAATAAGATACTGCTGCAG GTCCTGTGTGCACGCTACAAGCGTAGACATACTATCGACCAGCCAGGAGACTCCTCCCCTGCCCCCTCGCCCCTGCCCACTGACCCAGCAATGACTCTGCCCTCAGCGGGCACATATGGCCGCGggcctgcctcctacaggaacCGGCGCTACCACCGTAACTCGTCCCGCTCCCGGACCCAAACCCTACCCCTGCCACAGACCCAGAACCAGACCCAAAGCAGGTCCAGCCAGACCTCACAAACCTCCCGTTCCCTGGCCTGTGAAGAGGAGGAAATGGAGATGGGGGCTCGCTCTAAATCCTGGAGGACTGGTCGAACCCGCTCTCTGTTCTCCCTGCCCAGCCTGGCAGGGTTCACCGGCTCTCGCTCCCGCTCTGCCGGCTCCTCCCCCGGAACCTCACCCAGCCCTGCCCACCACAGAAGCCACTCCCACTCCCTCAGCTCCTCCCTGGTCCCGCCCTTCCGCCTCAACGTGGATGCTCTGATTGGTGCGGAGGAGACGGATGTGGACACAGGGATAAAGGTGGATGCGGGCAGCATTGTTGACCTGTCGGTAGTGTCTGCGTACTCTAGGAGTCACAGACCCACGCCACCACGCCCTCTCTCTGCACCTCCGCGGGACCCAACCCCCTCCCCATCCCACGCCAACGTCAAGCCCAAGGCTTCAACGCTAGGCCGCCCTCCTGTTCCCATGAGAACCAGCAGCCTGGCCTCCTCCAATAGCATACCTTCCACCCTGCAGCGGCCACGCCCCAACAGCGCTTTCTTGCCCCTGAGTGGCCAGCCGTCCCTGAGGGATCCCATCACGTGCAGCCAATTGGACAGCTCTAACAGCATTATTGGGGTGGTGTCTCAGAACAGGTCTGGCAAGGAGGTCGGGGTGGAGGACGACGACCAGGAGTTCTACATCTGA